A stretch of DNA from Tistrella bauzanensis:
CCTGCCGTGGCCGCGCCTGCCGACATCACCATCCTGCTCGACATGGATGGCACGCTGATCGATTCCCATGACGCCGTGGTGCGGTGTACCCACATGACCCTGCGCGAGATGGGCCATCAGCCGGATCTGTCGGAAGACCTGGGCTGGACGATCGGCCCGCCACTGACCGACACCATGGCCCTGTTGATGTCCCGCCATGGCGATGACCGCGTGGCCGAGGCGGTGGCGGTGTTCCAGCGCCATCACGACGAGGTCGTGCTGAAGGACAGCCCGCTCTTCCCCGGCATCCCCGAGGTGCTGGCACAATTCGGCCGCGAGGGGCGCCGTCTGGTGCTGACCACCTCGAAGGCCCTGCCCGCCGCCCGCCATATCCTGAAGCGCCACGGGCTGATGCCGCTGTTCACCGGCACCTATGGCGCCAATGCCGACGACAGCGGCGGCGAGAAGCCCGAGGTGATCGGTCGCGCCCTTCGCAGCGAACATATCGATCCCGCCCGCGCGATCATGGTCGGCGACCGCCGCTATGACATTTCCGGCGCCCACGCCCACAACATCCGCGCCCTCGGCGTGTTGTGGGGCTATGGCGGCCGCGACGAGTTGGAGACCGCCGGCGCCGACGGCCTTGTCGCCGATCCCGCAGACCTGCCCGATGCAATCGACCAGATGGCCCGCGCGTTGTGACATCACTGTCTGGTGGCGCATTGCCGCATTGCGGGTGCCGGGCAAGACATCAGCAGGCGGTCAATAAAACGCCGATGTAAACGGTGAAAGATCGGCAAGTCGAGCAATCGATCGCGCCAGGAACGGCATTGCTGTAACTTGACCGGCGATGCCGCCCCATGAAGGCGGCCCGACGATAACGACAACCGGAGGACGCTCCCCCATGACCCCCAATCTGGTCATCACCGCGATCATCACTGCCGAACCCGGCCATGCCGACACCGTGCGCGAGGCTCTCGCCGCCTGCACCGGCCCCAGCCGGGCGGAAGATGGCTGCCATCGCTATGACCTGCATGTCGATGTCACCAACGATCATCGGTTCGTGATGCTGGAAGAATGGACCGACGAGGCGGCGACCGTCGCCCATGGCAAGTCCGACCACTTCCGCACCCTGGGCCGGACGTTGAAGGGCATCGCGCAGTTCGAGGTGATCCGCCTGAAGCAGATCGGCTGATCCGGGCCCGGCGCCGGGCGGGCCGGCTACGGTCCTGCCCGGCGACCGTCCTGATCCCCGATGCCACGGTGCCCGCGATCAGAGCGGGATCATATGATTGTCGAAGGCCAGGGCATGGCGCGCGCGCAGTGTCATCCTGAGGCCGCCCTCGGCCGCTGGATCGGGCAACAGCGCCAGCACACGGCCGCGACCGTCCGTGGCCAGGAAGCCGTCGCTGTCGGGATCGGCCGCCAGGCCGCAGACATCGGCCGCCACCAGACTGGCGCGGAAGCCGCCGGTCTCGACGCCGAAGACCTGGATGCGGCCGCCGACCGGCGAGGTCATCGCCACCAGATCGCCTGCGCGGTTGAAGGCGGTGCTGCCGGCATAATTGCGCATCGCCGCATGCGCGGGCTCCGGGGCGGTCAGCAATCGCGGCGCCGTGCCGGCCTTGTGCAGCATCATCAGTGGCGGGCGCTCATGAGCATCGCCCTGCCACTGCATCACCGCCGCCGCCAGCCCATCGGGGCGGGTCGACAGATGTCGGATGCTGTTGAGCCTCAGCGCCGGCTCATTCTGCACGGCATCGACGATCCGGCCGTCATCGACCGCGATCCGAACCAGATTGGGCTGCATGGTGCCGGGGTTGAGCACCTCGCGTCCGGTGTCGGGATGAGTGGCATTGCCGCCATTGGCGACCAGCAGGGTGACACCACCGCTCTCCAGGCGGATCTCGTGCGGCCCGACACCGCCCGAGGCAATCTCGTCGATCCGCTTGTAACCGTCGGCCGCGTCCCAGATGCCGATG
This window harbors:
- a CDS encoding DUF1513 domain-containing protein; translated protein: MSDGDTTVTRRRVLGGLGAAMAGIAMARPRTLWASSAGPAPGAPDFLVAARHDNGDYALIGLMRDGGIRFTLPLPARGHGGVVHPLRSEAVAVARRPGREALVIDCATGSESLRLTPPKGRVFYGHGAFSNDGRLLFTPENDYEAATGRIGIWDAADGYKRIDEIASGGVGPHEIRLESGGVTLLVANGGNATHPDTGREVLNPGTMQPNLVRIAVDDGRIVDAVQNEPALRLNSIRHLSTRPDGLAAAVMQWQGDAHERPPLMMLHKAGTAPRLLTAPEPAHAAMRNYAGSTAFNRAGDLVAMTSPVGGRIQVFGVETGGFRASLVAADVCGLAADPDSDGFLATDGRGRVLALLPDPAAEGGLRMTLRARHALAFDNHMIPL
- a CDS encoding putative quinol monooxygenase encodes the protein MTPNLVITAIITAEPGHADTVREALAACTGPSRAEDGCHRYDLHVDVTNDHRFVMLEEWTDEAATVAHGKSDHFRTLGRTLKGIAQFEVIRLKQIG
- a CDS encoding HAD hydrolase-like protein; its protein translation is MAAPADITILLDMDGTLIDSHDAVVRCTHMTLREMGHQPDLSEDLGWTIGPPLTDTMALLMSRHGDDRVAEAVAVFQRHHDEVVLKDSPLFPGIPEVLAQFGREGRRLVLTTSKALPAARHILKRHGLMPLFTGTYGANADDSGGEKPEVIGRALRSEHIDPARAIMVGDRRYDISGAHAHNIRALGVLWGYGGRDELETAGADGLVADPADLPDAIDQMARAL